One Sphingobacteruim zhuxiongii DNA window includes the following coding sequences:
- a CDS encoding TIM-barrel domain-containing protein, with amino-acid sequence MIHKQNKMFWALAISLCLAQSFHAHEGLARESSSMQAMDSLTIVSAEQINPTSIDLLLSNQKRISLDFYGDNIFRAFYDPNGGILRDPQARPEAQILVDNPRRALKELALSEKDGQIVIQTASIRVDFSKANTQFEITDLKTGKKVLKSLSAIQFEEKKFQIDLLEGEDEYFFGGGVQNGRFTHKGKAILIENTNSWTDGGVASPTPFYWSDKGYGVMFYTFKKGRYDFGAKEKGKVSLSHESDYFDAFFMVDEDAVSLLNDFYQLTGNPVLIPKFGFYQGHLNAYNRDYWKEDTNGILFEDGKRYKESQKDKTGIRESLNGELNNYQFSARAVIDRYKAHDMPLGWLLPNDGYGAGYGQTSTIDGNIANLRSLGDYARERGVEIGLWTQSDLHPKEGVDALLQRDIVKEVRDAGVRVLKTDVAWVGAGYSFGLNGVADVGQIMPYYGSNARPFIISLDGWAGTQRYAGIWSGDQTGGMWEYIRFHIPTYIGSGLSGQPNISSDVDGIFGGKNNVVNTRDFQWKTFTPMQLNMDGWGSNEKYPHALGEPITSINRHYLKWKSELMPYAYSIAKEAVDGKPMIRAMFLEQSNPYTLSTATQYQFLYGPSILVAPIYQATAIDTVGNDIRNHIYLPEGTWLDYFTGESYAGNQVINNFKAPLWKLPVFIKRGAILPIANANNHIGEIDKQLRIVEFYPYAESSFKLYDDDGKTEAYRLGEGVETMIHSNADQSGNVVLRFEEAKGSFKGFNPEQATEFRVNVTERPKKLELKAGKRKIKLQEVKSKDELKNATNAYYYEERPNLNQFATKGSAFAAVEMFKNPVLIVKTEALDITKEALTLSMKGYVYNPNNSYASHTGQLNSPSNVQVKDANAKAYTLRPTWDAVNNADYYEIDFQDMHYSLIQDTTLLFEGLKAESDYEFKIRAANKDGFSDWQQFSAKTKANPLLYAIKGIVASTSVPNQGGEGIDKLFDYDEGNMWHTAWGNKAVPFEIVMDLKSFNQLDKFQYLPRSGRGNGVILTGKVSYSSDQAHWDPAGDFTWANTDELKVFNFDKRPNARYIKIEVSKAVGDFGSGRELYVFKVPGTESYIPGDINNDRLINRNDYTSYVNYTGLRQGDADFEGYVSNGDGNKNGLIDAYDISVVATQIDGKAKPKKEEHLKGQVSISTAKTNYSAVETVEILVKGTDLNGVNALSFALPYAVQDFEYVGIENLALKQMDNLTNDRLHTNGQKALYPTFVSVGDKETVNGSKELFIIKLKAKRNLKFSLKAIDGIIVDKNLKSLSF; translated from the coding sequence ATGATTCACAAACAAAACAAGATGTTTTGGGCATTGGCAATATCACTTTGTCTTGCTCAATCATTTCATGCGCATGAAGGACTCGCGAGAGAATCTTCAAGCATGCAAGCTATGGATAGCTTAACGATTGTATCTGCTGAGCAGATAAATCCAACCAGTATTGATCTACTGCTTTCTAATCAAAAACGGATAAGTCTCGATTTCTATGGAGATAATATCTTTCGTGCATTTTATGATCCCAATGGGGGAATTCTTCGAGATCCGCAGGCAAGACCTGAGGCGCAAATCCTTGTGGATAATCCGCGTCGTGCGTTGAAGGAATTAGCATTAAGTGAGAAAGATGGGCAGATTGTAATACAGACTGCCAGCATTCGTGTTGATTTTTCTAAAGCAAATACTCAATTTGAAATTACCGACTTAAAAACAGGAAAGAAGGTTCTGAAAAGTCTTTCTGCTATCCAATTTGAGGAAAAGAAGTTTCAAATTGATCTGTTGGAAGGGGAGGATGAATACTTCTTCGGTGGAGGTGTACAAAATGGTCGTTTCACTCATAAAGGAAAGGCAATTCTGATAGAGAATACCAACTCCTGGACAGATGGCGGTGTGGCATCCCCAACACCTTTCTACTGGTCTGATAAAGGGTATGGCGTCATGTTCTATACCTTCAAGAAAGGTCGTTATGACTTTGGAGCCAAGGAGAAAGGAAAGGTTAGCTTATCCCATGAATCCGACTATTTCGATGCTTTCTTTATGGTTGATGAAGATGCAGTATCCTTGTTGAATGACTTCTATCAATTAACAGGTAATCCTGTATTGATTCCTAAGTTTGGTTTCTACCAAGGGCATTTGAATGCCTATAATCGCGATTACTGGAAGGAAGATACGAATGGAATTCTATTTGAAGACGGTAAACGGTATAAAGAGAGTCAGAAAGATAAAACAGGTATCCGCGAATCATTAAATGGTGAATTGAATAACTACCAATTCTCTGCTCGCGCAGTTATTGATCGATATAAAGCTCACGACATGCCATTAGGTTGGCTATTACCGAATGATGGATATGGGGCGGGTTATGGACAAACGAGTACAATAGACGGTAATATCGCTAATCTACGAAGCTTAGGTGATTACGCTCGTGAGCGCGGTGTGGAAATAGGATTATGGACACAGTCAGACTTACATCCAAAAGAAGGCGTTGATGCATTATTGCAGCGCGATATTGTAAAAGAAGTTCGAGATGCGGGGGTTCGAGTACTTAAAACAGATGTTGCATGGGTAGGCGCCGGATATTCTTTCGGGTTAAATGGCGTTGCTGATGTAGGTCAAATAATGCCTTATTACGGCAGCAATGCACGTCCGTTTATTATTTCATTGGATGGATGGGCAGGTACGCAACGCTATGCGGGTATATGGTCAGGCGATCAAACAGGAGGTATGTGGGAATATATCCGATTTCATATCCCTACTTATATAGGTTCGGGATTATCTGGACAACCAAATATTAGTTCCGATGTGGATGGTATTTTCGGAGGAAAGAACAACGTTGTGAATACACGCGATTTCCAATGGAAGACATTTACGCCGATGCAACTTAATATGGATGGGTGGGGTAGTAATGAGAAATATCCGCATGCTTTGGGTGAACCAATTACCTCCATTAATAGACATTACTTAAAATGGAAATCGGAGCTCATGCCTTATGCCTATAGTATTGCCAAAGAAGCGGTTGATGGGAAACCGATGATTCGTGCCATGTTTCTAGAGCAATCCAATCCCTATACCTTAAGCACAGCTACTCAATATCAGTTCCTTTATGGTCCTTCCATCTTAGTAGCGCCAATTTATCAGGCTACTGCGATTGATACTGTTGGGAATGATATCCGGAATCATATTTATCTACCAGAAGGCACATGGCTTGATTATTTTACGGGAGAATCTTACGCTGGAAATCAAGTCATCAATAATTTTAAGGCACCATTATGGAAACTTCCAGTATTCATTAAGCGCGGTGCTATCTTACCGATCGCTAATGCAAATAATCATATAGGAGAGATCGATAAGCAATTGCGTATTGTTGAATTCTATCCTTATGCCGAAAGCTCATTTAAGTTATATGATGACGATGGCAAAACGGAGGCCTATCGTTTAGGTGAAGGGGTAGAGACAATGATTCATTCCAATGCGGATCAATCAGGCAATGTGGTACTTCGTTTCGAGGAGGCTAAGGGAAGCTTCAAAGGATTTAATCCAGAGCAAGCAACCGAGTTTCGTGTAAATGTGACTGAGCGTCCTAAGAAACTGGAGTTGAAAGCGGGGAAGCGCAAGATTAAATTGCAGGAAGTGAAATCGAAGGACGAGTTGAAGAACGCAACAAATGCTTACTACTATGAAGAGCGCCCTAATTTAAATCAATTTGCTACAAAAGGATCGGCATTTGCTGCGGTTGAGATGTTTAAAAATCCCGTGTTGATCGTAAAAACAGAAGCATTAGACATAACGAAAGAGGCCTTGACGTTGAGCATGAAAGGATATGTGTACAATCCTAATAATAGCTATGCATCACATACCGGTCAATTAAACAGTCCTAGCAATGTGCAGGTGAAAGATGCCAATGCGAAAGCTTATACTTTACGTCCAACTTGGGATGCGGTCAACAATGCGGACTATTATGAGATTGATTTTCAAGATATGCACTACAGCCTAATCCAGGACACCACTTTATTGTTTGAGGGTTTAAAAGCAGAATCTGATTATGAATTTAAGATTCGCGCAGCTAATAAAGACGGCTTCTCCGATTGGCAGCAATTTTCCGCAAAGACCAAAGCAAATCCATTGTTATATGCGATTAAGGGTATTGTTGCGTCGACTTCGGTTCCAAATCAAGGAGGCGAAGGTATCGATAAGCTATTTGACTATGATGAGGGAAATATGTGGCATACCGCATGGGGAAATAAGGCAGTTCCATTTGAAATTGTTATGGATCTAAAATCCTTTAATCAATTGGATAAGTTTCAATATCTTCCACGTTCAGGACGAGGTAATGGTGTGATCTTAACTGGTAAGGTAAGCTATAGCAGTGATCAAGCACATTGGGATCCTGCAGGTGACTTTACTTGGGCCAATACCGACGAATTGAAAGTTTTCAATTTTGATAAGCGTCCAAATGCACGTTATATCAAGATTGAGGTAAGCAAGGCTGTCGGCGACTTCGGATCAGGGCGAGAGCTTTACGTATTCAAGGTGCCTGGTACAGAAAGTTATATCCCAGGCGATATAAACAATGACCGTTTGATTAACAGAAATGACTATACCTCATATGTCAACTATACTGGTTTACGTCAGGGTGATGCCGACTTCGAAGGCTATGTAAGCAATGGAGATGGCAATAAGAATGGCTTAATTGACGCTTACGATATCTCTGTTGTTGCAACACAAATCGATGGCAAGGCGAAGCCTAAGAAAGAGGAACATTTAAAAGGTCAGGTATCGATTTCAACAGCTAAGACTAATTACTCAGCAGTTGAGACGGTAGAAATCCTTGTTAAAGGAACTGATCTAAATGGGGTCAATGCGCTGAGCTTTGCACTTCCATATGCGGTTCAAGATTTTGAATATGTAGGAATAGAGAATCTAGCATTAAAACAAATGGATAATCTTACGAACGATAGATTGCATACCAATGGACAGAAAGCACTTTACCCAACATTTGTTAGTGTGGGCGATAAGGAGACTGTGAATGGAAGCAAGGAGTTGTTTATTATCAAATTGAAAGCGAAGCGCAATTTGAAGTTCAGTTTGAAAGCTATCGATGGAATTATTGTCGACAAGAATTTAAAGAGTCTAAGTTTTTAA
- a CDS encoding TIR domain-containing protein, whose translation MPADLIGTKNAKGQEIPRQIYPVFQDEKELSASSNLNNSLTDALDRSDFLIYLSSPRSANSTYVRDEIRYFKKSGKSKQIIALILSGEPEYKGENSDMQCFPEELRLNIDSEGNVDKNKPEEVLAADVRIPHSTEEGFTSAEAYRHKLQADGKSHQEIKTAVDEYKQRLDLALLKIIAGILGVPLGELTKRDQAYQLEKIKKKNKNIQRIAIAISILGILAIIAGIFAWNQKNAALRNLARSLYASGINKLTQSEYGDGAAYIAEATRRGDESAKLFAHSMLAIQDDLTVMPNSNPGSASFSPDGTWIATYANVGADKNVLQVWNAVSRKLVKQINGIHTRQPRRPLFDQQNRIYSTNDQSDIIRYDIANDKATTVYKNQDSTFLYVLAISPTGNAALFRKGSQLTLIDFKNNQEKQLATAPITSTSSAYFDQVDQTLILTLSADQSTELRVYDLHRVEPKPVFTKILTGGIKRPMFSESGKQLAFINKDGLHYVDYSLKKQFEIKPPSGNYAFAGINHDGNIAAGNDQVIDLFDGDGKRIKYTALSENLFFSTNFAKMIAQDPMDMDYHSPDWTQEIVYTKPLSFIKNVKNSPLKLAQFYADTSYLAGIPGKQDADFYILNRGSKDVDLLNLETAELKKNYFTIQEQISFIHFLPVSNIFIVKDKKGFTYAFDANTGKEMGKAFESQVKNYVFNTEQTQVLARTGTNGFGIWDLKTGKKLVTYETKEPLGGFAASPDLKRMIVVGKDSWQIIDINSKKVIKEEKGLLSSGTYNKQGTALVIVGNNGKAKVLDTKDYKTIMEIPTIEFPFLMFNNQGNVLAISEDANHMRLWNLDRKKSFGQTIMISKYSKFFQFSKDDQTIFVQDDAERIGFSAKLIDANNGNVLTMPFINTTFNYIHILPSEDKILTVEGLMDGKSISIWEIPGNVATSADQLADDLEKFYGKKYDEETGAILAYNDNKKDYNTWYFQDPDVRRLSPNASVGVVELIKKHYPIKTDADLQYLAVNFAQHPLSRSILADYFATKPETKYIGKRMYEVTTLQLAKIKDVPLKKEVENLLKSTAQKLK comes from the coding sequence ATACCTGCCGACCTAATCGGCACAAAGAATGCCAAAGGGCAAGAAATACCGCGGCAGATTTACCCCGTATTCCAAGATGAGAAGGAGCTTTCTGCAAGTTCAAACTTAAACAACTCCCTAACGGATGCTTTAGACCGTTCTGACTTTCTAATATACCTGAGCTCGCCTCGATCTGCCAACTCAACCTACGTACGTGATGAAATCCGTTATTTTAAAAAGTCGGGAAAATCAAAGCAAATAATAGCGTTGATTCTATCTGGAGAACCAGAATACAAAGGCGAAAACTCGGACATGCAATGTTTCCCAGAAGAACTGCGATTAAATATAGACTCTGAAGGAAATGTAGACAAGAATAAGCCTGAAGAAGTACTTGCCGCCGATGTCCGTATTCCGCATAGTACAGAAGAAGGTTTTACTTCAGCAGAAGCTTATCGACATAAATTGCAAGCGGATGGGAAGAGTCATCAGGAGATCAAGACCGCAGTTGACGAATATAAACAACGCCTTGATTTAGCACTCTTAAAAATCATAGCCGGTATTCTAGGCGTTCCCCTTGGCGAGTTGACCAAGCGTGATCAAGCCTATCAGCTCGAGAAGATTAAGAAAAAGAATAAAAATATACAACGTATTGCAATTGCTATTTCCATATTAGGGATTCTAGCGATCATTGCCGGAATATTTGCTTGGAATCAGAAGAATGCGGCATTGCGAAATCTTGCTCGTTCACTATACGCTTCTGGCATCAATAAATTGACGCAAAGTGAATATGGTGATGGTGCTGCTTATATTGCCGAAGCGACCCGTCGAGGTGATGAAAGCGCGAAGTTGTTTGCGCATTCTATGCTAGCGATTCAAGACGATTTAACTGTTATGCCTAACAGCAATCCAGGAAGTGCAAGCTTTTCCCCTGACGGAACATGGATAGCGACCTATGCAAATGTTGGTGCCGATAAAAATGTTCTGCAAGTATGGAACGCTGTAAGTCGGAAATTAGTTAAACAGATCAATGGCATACATACTCGACAACCACGGCGCCCCCTGTTTGATCAACAAAACCGCATATACAGCACCAACGATCAATCCGATATCATTCGCTACGATATTGCAAACGATAAGGCAACAACTGTATACAAAAACCAAGACAGTACTTTCCTCTATGTGCTCGCAATTTCTCCGACAGGAAATGCAGCTCTATTTCGAAAGGGAAGCCAACTAACCTTAATTGATTTTAAAAATAATCAGGAAAAGCAACTAGCGACAGCCCCGATCACATCCACATCTTCTGCCTACTTTGATCAAGTCGATCAGACCTTGATATTAACGCTGTCAGCCGATCAATCAACAGAATTACGTGTTTATGACCTTCATCGCGTTGAACCCAAACCTGTTTTCACCAAGATTCTTACAGGCGGTATAAAACGTCCGATGTTTAGCGAATCGGGAAAACAACTCGCATTCATCAATAAGGATGGTCTTCACTATGTGGATTATAGCTTGAAAAAACAATTTGAAATTAAACCTCCTTCTGGAAATTATGCTTTTGCGGGCATTAATCATGACGGGAACATAGCAGCAGGAAACGATCAGGTAATCGACCTGTTCGACGGCGACGGTAAGCGCATAAAATATACCGCACTCTCGGAGAACCTATTTTTTAGTACAAACTTCGCGAAAATGATTGCGCAGGATCCAATGGATATGGACTATCACTCGCCAGATTGGACACAGGAGATTGTCTATACAAAACCATTGAGTTTTATCAAAAACGTAAAGAATAGCCCCTTGAAATTGGCGCAATTCTATGCAGACACGAGTTATCTCGCGGGAATACCTGGTAAGCAAGATGCAGACTTTTACATTCTCAATCGCGGAAGCAAAGACGTTGACTTACTGAACCTTGAAACTGCTGAGCTTAAGAAAAACTACTTTACCATTCAAGAGCAGATAAGCTTTATCCACTTCCTTCCAGTTTCAAATATTTTCATAGTAAAGGATAAGAAGGGATTTACGTATGCCTTTGATGCCAACACCGGTAAAGAGATGGGGAAAGCTTTCGAAAGCCAAGTGAAGAACTATGTATTCAACACGGAGCAAACGCAGGTGCTCGCGAGAACAGGAACAAACGGTTTTGGTATTTGGGACCTAAAGACGGGTAAGAAATTAGTGACCTATGAGACGAAAGAGCCTCTCGGCGGATTTGCTGCAAGTCCCGATTTAAAGCGAATGATTGTCGTTGGCAAGGATTCTTGGCAAATCATTGATATAAACTCTAAGAAGGTTATTAAAGAAGAGAAAGGCCTATTAAGTAGTGGGACTTATAATAAGCAAGGTACAGCCCTCGTAATCGTTGGCAATAACGGAAAAGCAAAGGTATTGGACACGAAGGATTACAAAACCATCATGGAGATTCCGACAATTGAATTTCCATTCTTAATGTTCAATAACCAAGGGAATGTATTGGCAATTTCCGAAGACGCTAATCATATGCGCCTTTGGAATTTAGATCGTAAGAAATCCTTTGGTCAAACGATTATGATCAGTAAGTACTCTAAATTCTTTCAGTTTTCTAAGGATGACCAAACGATATTCGTTCAAGATGATGCGGAACGTATTGGCTTCTCGGCAAAATTAATCGATGCTAACAATGGGAATGTGTTAACGATGCCATTTATCAATACCACTTTCAATTATATTCATATCCTGCCTAGTGAAGATAAAATACTGACAGTTGAAGGCTTGATGGATGGAAAGTCTATCAGTATTTGGGAAATACCGGGCAATGTAGCGACTTCAGCCGATCAGCTTGCTGACGACTTAGAGAAGTTCTACGGAAAGAAATACGATGAAGAAACTGGTGCTATCCTCGCTTATAACGACAATAAGAAAGACTATAACACATGGTATTTCCAAGACCCTGATGTTCGTCGCCTATCGCCGAACGCTAGCGTAGGCGTGGTAGAACTTATCAAAAAACATTACCCAATTAAGACTGATGCAGACCTGCAATATCTTGCGGTGAACTTCGCACAGCATCCACTTTCCAGATCAATTTTAGCGGATTATTTTGCTACCAAGCCGGAGACAAAATACATTGGTAAGCGCATGTATGAGGTAACGACACTGCAATTAGCGAAGATCAAGGATGTACCGCTCAAGAAGGAAGTCGAAAACTTATTAAAAAGCACAGCACAAAAACTTAAATAA
- a CDS encoding NAD-binding protein yields the protein MKLNRRQKGILGIIFIIALITISWIGLSKLYPESNSLRYLPDRIYRIIKIAFGSDPSATSLEDVNIPWELILAKIFTIFILLFGAFKIIQKVFSEQYTLLLASFKQNHLISVGLSKKGRQIVQSLKNDYNRKGVVIEKESEPADSLAIKKEGHLLITGNAEEESTLIEAGIKRAADLIVFLDNEQSVIEIVESVQQIYKKSQCENKLRCYVHLRNPRLIELVRNADLNFANNSVELHFFNIHKMVARQFFSQLLIDLERSNKPQLEKVVFIGFGNFAKAILLQALRMLHVHPEREPTIVIYTDAATKEQALFQERYPMAHKIGNISFHEFNGSFQALLQQEELTNTAQQTIVINAFDDDETNLNNALELLQQSRQLDFPIYTLNAEGKGLRALMESSTENQRIHFFGGIEETCSIEFITGEKQDRMAQAIHDDYQKLISGEASESKRYTSDWHTLSEDAKDANRTQADHISFKLLLSGKSLNPLSNTDLHFSKEEIESLAIIEHKRWMAHRYLYGWDFAPVRNDELKLHPSLVPWDQISEAEKQKDRDTILRIPKLLEDVR from the coding sequence ATGAAGCTCAATAGAAGGCAAAAAGGAATTCTTGGTATTATATTTATCATTGCATTGATAACAATTTCTTGGATAGGTTTATCAAAACTCTACCCAGAAAGCAATAGCCTTCGCTATCTTCCTGATAGAATATATCGCATTATAAAAATAGCATTTGGCAGTGATCCCTCTGCTACTTCCCTCGAAGATGTGAATATTCCGTGGGAGTTAATACTGGCAAAAATCTTCACAATCTTTATTCTGCTATTTGGAGCCTTTAAAATTATCCAAAAGGTCTTTAGCGAGCAATACACCCTATTATTGGCCTCGTTCAAACAGAATCATTTGATTTCCGTTGGCCTATCTAAAAAGGGGAGACAAATTGTACAGAGCTTAAAAAATGATTACAATCGGAAGGGCGTTGTGATTGAGAAGGAAAGTGAACCCGCCGATAGTTTGGCTATAAAAAAAGAGGGACATCTTCTGATTACCGGCAATGCAGAAGAAGAAAGTACGCTGATTGAAGCAGGAATCAAACGTGCTGCGGACCTCATTGTTTTTCTAGATAATGAGCAATCCGTTATTGAAATTGTCGAATCGGTTCAGCAAATCTACAAGAAGTCCCAATGTGAAAATAAACTTCGCTGTTACGTACATTTAAGAAATCCTCGATTGATCGAACTGGTGCGGAATGCAGATTTAAACTTCGCAAATAATAGCGTCGAACTACATTTCTTCAATATCCATAAAATGGTTGCCCGTCAGTTCTTTAGCCAACTATTAATCGACCTAGAGCGAAGTAACAAGCCGCAGTTGGAGAAAGTTGTCTTTATTGGCTTCGGGAATTTTGCAAAAGCGATCCTCTTGCAGGCGCTGCGTATGCTACACGTACATCCTGAACGGGAACCCACAATAGTAATCTACACAGATGCGGCGACAAAAGAACAAGCACTCTTTCAAGAGCGCTACCCAATGGCGCATAAAATTGGTAATATCAGCTTTCATGAGTTCAATGGTTCCTTTCAAGCGCTATTGCAACAGGAAGAACTAACGAATACCGCGCAACAAACGATCGTTATTAATGCATTTGATGATGATGAGACGAATTTAAATAACGCTTTGGAACTCTTACAACAAAGTCGACAACTAGACTTTCCTATCTACACCTTAAATGCCGAGGGAAAGGGATTGCGCGCATTAATGGAAAGCAGTACGGAAAATCAGCGCATTCATTTCTTTGGAGGAATTGAGGAAACCTGTAGTATAGAATTCATTACTGGTGAAAAGCAAGACCGGATGGCACAAGCTATACACGACGACTATCAGAAGCTAATTTCCGGTGAAGCCTCCGAGAGTAAACGCTATACTTCAGACTGGCATACTCTAAGCGAAGATGCTAAAGATGCCAATAGAACACAGGCTGATCATATCTCGTTTAAACTATTGCTTTCTGGTAAATCATTAAATCCACTTTCGAATACGGACTTACACTTCAGCAAAGAAGAGATTGAATCTTTAGCCATCATTGAACATAAACGATGGATGGCGCATCGCTATCTATACGGCTGGGACTTTGCTCCAGTCCGCAATGATGAACTTAAACTACATCCTTCGCTCGTTCCGTGGGATCAAATTTCTGAAGCCGAAAAACAAAAAGATAGAGATACGATCTTGAGAATTCCTAAACTGTTGGAAGATGTTCGTTAA
- a CDS encoding YceI family protein produces MHSTQKLAIFVVQILRKTKEKNMAQWTLDTAHSEIEFKVKHMMISTVKGSFQDFAVTVENDSETIENAQVTVLIKTESINTKNEQRDQHLKSGDFFDAATYPEIKFVSTGITKVDDEEYKVTGDLTVIDVTKPVSFKAEFGGIGKDPWGNQKAGYTVTGKINRTDFGLSWNAALETGGVMVSDEVKFQADLQFILA; encoded by the coding sequence ATGCACAGCACACAAAAGCTCGCGATTTTTGTTGTACAAATATTAAGAAAAACTAAAGAAAAGAATATGGCACAATGGACATTAGACACTGCACACAGTGAGATTGAATTTAAAGTAAAACATATGATGATTTCTACAGTTAAAGGAAGTTTTCAAGACTTCGCTGTTACTGTAGAAAATGATTCAGAAACGATTGAGAACGCACAAGTAACTGTTCTTATTAAAACAGAATCAATCAATACAAAGAACGAGCAAAGAGATCAACACTTAAAAAGTGGCGACTTCTTCGATGCAGCTACTTATCCAGAAATTAAGTTTGTATCGACAGGAATCACTAAAGTTGATGACGAAGAATATAAAGTTACTGGCGATTTAACAGTTATAGACGTAACGAAACCAGTATCATTCAAAGCGGAATTTGGTGGTATCGGCAAAGATCCATGGGGAAATCAAAAAGCTGGTTATACTGTAACTGGTAAAATTAACCGTACAGATTTTGGCTTATCTTGGAATGCTGCGCTAGAAACTGGCGGTGTAATGGTAAGTGATGAAGTGAAATTCCAAGCGGATCTACAATTTATCTTAGCATAA
- a CDS encoding NAD(P)/FAD-dependent oxidoreductase has translation MDLKSNEPFWLIKNGILNSYPSLHQDAECDVLIVGSGITGSLVAHQCIQDGLKTILIDKREVCNGSTSATTSMLQYEIDAPLYQLKEMLGEKTAIASYKACSDAIDRLAELCDSIKSKAGFRRKNSLYFASAKKDVPWLFQEFEARAEAGFEVEWLESEQILKDYGIHKNFGGILSKQGASVDAFTLAHELLALNHHKGLQIYDKTELVEVEYKKGFNLCTLNTQAKIKAKKIVYCVGYESASMIKEKFVNLLSTYAIISEVDKKLWRKYKDILMWNTSSPYLYMRTSDDFRFLIGGEDEDFQNPEKRDRLLKIKSKKIKAKFESLFPEIEFRLDFRWAGTFGETKDALPYIGEHQDFKNSYFVLGFGGNGITFSVTGMEMVSDWIKGKKHPLSNAFRFGR, from the coding sequence ATGGATTTAAAATCTAACGAGCCTTTTTGGTTAATAAAGAATGGTATTTTAAATAGTTATCCCTCATTACATCAGGATGCGGAATGTGACGTGCTAATTGTTGGATCAGGAATCACCGGCTCGCTAGTCGCGCATCAATGCATCCAGGATGGATTGAAAACAATTCTGATTGACAAAAGAGAGGTTTGTAATGGCAGCACCTCGGCAACGACTTCCATGTTGCAATATGAGATCGATGCGCCTCTTTATCAGTTGAAAGAAATGCTAGGTGAAAAGACTGCAATCGCGAGCTATAAGGCCTGCTCTGATGCAATCGACCGATTGGCTGAACTCTGCGATTCGATCAAGTCGAAGGCAGGTTTTCGACGTAAAAACTCGCTTTATTTTGCTTCTGCCAAAAAGGATGTGCCTTGGTTGTTTCAAGAATTTGAAGCCCGTGCGGAAGCTGGTTTTGAAGTCGAATGGTTAGAAAGTGAGCAGATACTAAAAGACTACGGTATTCATAAAAACTTTGGAGGGATTCTCTCCAAACAAGGAGCCAGCGTCGATGCCTTTACTTTAGCACATGAACTGCTTGCGCTAAATCATCATAAAGGTCTGCAAATCTATGATAAAACGGAACTCGTCGAGGTCGAATATAAGAAAGGCTTTAACCTTTGTACATTGAATACGCAGGCGAAAATTAAGGCAAAGAAAATTGTGTATTGCGTTGGCTATGAAAGTGCCAGCATGATTAAGGAGAAGTTTGTCAATTTACTAAGTACTTATGCGATAATTTCTGAAGTTGATAAAAAACTTTGGCGGAAATATAAAGATATATTGATGTGGAATACCTCCTCCCCTTATCTTTATATGCGTACATCGGATGACTTCCGTTTTCTAATCGGTGGCGAGGATGAGGATTTCCAAAATCCTGAAAAGAGAGATCGCCTACTAAAAATAAAAAGCAAAAAAATCAAAGCGAAATTTGAATCACTATTTCCAGAGATAGAATTTCGTCTGGACTTCCGATGGGCAGGTACTTTCGGAGAAACAAAAGATGCATTGCCTTATATCGGGGAGCATCAGGATTTTAAAAATTCCTACTTTGTATTGGGATTTGGCGGCAATGGGATCACCTTTTCGGTAACGGGCATGGAAATGGTTTCGGACTGGATTAAAGGAAAGAAACATCCTTTAAGCAATGCTTTTAGATTTGGTCGATAA
- a CDS encoding toll/interleukin-1 receptor domain-containing protein yields MENPAKDSVKRYKAFISYSHSNNQGEGRKWADWLHHAL; encoded by the coding sequence ATGGAGAATCCAGCGAAAGACTCTGTTAAGCGTTATAAAGCATTTATCAGTTACAGTCATAGCAATAACCAAGGTGAGGGAAGAAAGTGGGCCGATTGGTTACATCATGCTTTATAA